TTCTGCGATTCGATTCAGGGAGACAGGGGTTTGAAAAGGCGACGTACCTGCTGCTTATCCTGGCGGTGGCAATAGCTGTTTTTGGTATTATCTGGGTTTACAACTTCTTGAAATAAAAACATAGGTAAAGGAGTGGAATTGTGAAGTTATCTATCGAATACTGTTGCGCTTGAAACTATCTGCCTAAGTCCGCCAGTTTGGCGAATGAACTGTTAGATCGATACGAGACCAGAATTACTGAACTCACCCTGATTCCTTCAGGTGGTGGCGTTTTTGAAGTCATTAAGAACGGAAATCTCATTTTTTCCAAGAAACAACTCGACCGTTTTCCGCACGATGGAGAAGTCGTCAATCTCATCGAGAACACATAAAATCTGGATCGCGCTGATCTCTTTTCATCTCCTGAGCGGTTTATCAGCTCAGGAGGGTGAAATAGTCCCTCTAAGCGTAAAAGTAGGCATGCTACTTGATGCTGAGGAGAACGCTATTCTCGGTATCTTTCCCGATGTTAAAGGTTTTGAGAGCGCGCAGTTTTACCAGTTGAGTGAAAACAGGTATGAGGTGAAGATCTCTTACATTGAGCAGACTGTTTCGAAATCAACGGAACGCATGATCAATTGGAAGCAATTTCAAAGATTGCGCTACAGGGCCGGCAGTCACCCCGAAATCACCGATGAGATGAGGGAGGCGAAAAGAGATTTTCTCATGTATCTGCAAGTCCACAATATTATGGACGATATTCCGCCTTCTACTTACTGCAAACTGAAGCACTCCAACGGGACTGCTTTAACCGGTACATTCATAGAGTACAAAGACAAGATGATTTCCTTTCAGTCCACAACACGACGGATCGATTTCCCCATCGAAGAATTGGAGTCTATCACTTATCGTCCGTACATCGATGACGGTAATATGACCAAGAAAGTGATAGCGTTCGCCCTGGGAGCACTAGTCGGAGTGGGGATGGAAGAGATGTGGAATGTTCAGTCGCGGCCTTCCATTGATCTTGTCTGGCACAACAGATTCACTGGATTGATCTTGGGACTGGTGGCAGGACCGGAGTTGGTTGAAGCCGTAACCGTCCTGACTTCACCGGACAGGTTTATTAAGTTTACGCCGGAAGAAGTAGCGAAAATGAAGTGAATTCTATAGATTCCCGATGATTTCACTTTTGCGAAGAAAGGAGACGTGAGTTATGGCTGATGAAGAGATTCAGGAACAGGAACAGGTAGACGCGCAGAAGCAGTATCTGATGGCAAAGATTAACGAACTCACTGACGGGATAGGTCCCGGTTACAGTGAGGCGCTCATGGAGGAACTGGTATCGCGCCTGGAGAAGGCCGTTGCCGAATTCCATGAAGAGGTGACTGAACTGATGAAGACGCTGAAAACCCGTGCTCAGGAGAGGAGTGAGAGACTCAAGACAATGATGGATCAGGATAACGGCGCCCCGGTGAGCGAATCGGCTGAACCTGTTGAAACTTCGGCGGAACAGGAGATGAGCGAATGGGAAAAGCGGCTTGAGTCAAAGGGCGGGAAGGCCAGTACGGCTGACGAAAAAGGGGAAGAGGCTGAGCCTGAGCCTGAAGAAGAAGAGCCGAAGAAAAAAGGGTTGTTTGGACGCAAGAAGAAAAAGAAGAAGAAA
The sequence above is a segment of the Candidatus Neomarinimicrobiota bacterium genome. Coding sequences within it:
- a CDS encoding SelT/SelW/SelH family (seleno)protein — translated: MKLSIEYCCAUNYLPKSASLANELLDRYETRITELTLIPSGGGVFEVIKNGNLIFSKKQLDRFPHDGEVVNLIENT